GAGGCCACGCCGGTGGAGAACAGCGCGGCCAGCAGGCCGATGGTGAGCGACTTCTGCAGCCCGCGCATCGTCTGCGCGAACATGTCGCCGCCGATCTGGTTGGTGCCGAACCAGTGCGTGCCGTCCGGCGGCATCAGCGTCGAGGCCGGGTCGAGTTCGTCGTAGCCCCAGGGCGAATACCAGCTGTAGGTGAACGCCAGCACGTAGAACAGCAGGATGACGACGAGCCCGGCGAGCGCCAGTTTGTTGCGGAAGAACCGGCGGGCCACGAGCTTGCCGCGGCTGGAGGACTTCCCGGTCTGCTGCTCGGTGGCCGTCTCGGTGGCGGCGACGGCCGAATCCGCGAGGTCGGCCTCGTTCAATGGGGCGGCCATCAGATCCTCACCCTCGGGTCGAGCGCGGCGTAGAGCACGTCCGCGAGCCAGCCGGCGAGCAGCACGCAGATCGCGATGAACAGGGTCACGGTGGTGACGATGTTGGTGTCCTGCTTCTGGATGCCGGTCACCAGCCAGTCGCCCATGCCGTACCAGCCGAAGATCTTCTCGGTGAAGACGCCGCCGGTGATGAGCAGGCCGAAGCCGAACGCGAACAGCGTCGCCATCGGGATCAGCGCGGTGCGCAGGCCGTGCTTGAACAGCGCGCGCCTGCGGGTGAGGCCCTTGGCCTGCGCGGTGCGCAGGAAGTCCGAGCCGAGCACGTCGAGCATCGCCGAACGCTGGTAGCGGCTGTAGTAGGCGACCTGGGTCAGCACGATCGCCAGGGTCGGCACGATGATGTGCTGCAGCCGGTCGAGCAGGACCTCGCCGAAACCGCCGTCGATCGCGCCGCCCTCGCCCTGCACGATGAAGAACTGGTACCCGTCGAGCAGGTTGTCGTTGACCGACTGCGCGCCCGCCTTGAGGATCGTGGCGATCACGAACACCGGTGTCGACAGCACCACGAAGGAGAACGTGGTGGCGAGGTAGTCGCTGATCTTGTACTGCCGGATCGCGCTGACCACGCCGACGAGCACGCCGATGATGATGCCGATCGTGATCCCGAGCAGGAACAGCCGCAGGCTCACGCCCGCGCGGCGGAACAGTTCGTCGGTGATCGCCTGATCGGCGACGGTGCGGCCGAAGTTGCCCTGGAAGACGCCGCCCAGCCAGGTGAAGAACCGGTGCGGGATCGCCTGGTCGAGGTGCAGCTCGGCGGCCTTCGCGTCGATGGTCGCCTGCGGGGCGGGCGGGTTGCGCAGCTTGAGCGCGTCCAGCGGACTGAAGGACAGTGACGCCAAGGAGAACGCCGCGAAGGTCGCGACGAGGCACAGGGCGATGTAGTTGACGAGTCTGCGGAGGAGGAACCCGATCACAGTTGCCTCGCTTCACCGGGGCCGGAGGATCCGCTCCGCGCCGCCGGGCATCCCTGGCTCGCTCGCGATTGAGTTTTCGTCGAAAACACTGGGCGGTGCTGCCTTCCAATACTGACGCTCGTTGTGGGCGCAGCCTAATAGCGATCACCGGTTGCGATCTTCGTTTTCAGGCAACCAAACAATCACGATTTCCGCGTTCTGGGGGAGAACAACCGACTTTCGCCTCTTGCCGCGGTCCCAGTGTCGCGGTGGGTGCGCGACCGTGCACCGGCGATGAGTATTCCGGAACGGTTCCGGGGGTTCCGGGTGAACGGTTGTGAACGGGGAACGGACACGTATGCCAACGCGCTCGGTTTCGCGGCCCCGCGGAGTTGCACGTTCGGGTGCCCGATCGCCCCGGGGATTGGCTCCGGGATTCTTGTTGCGCCGCAGCGTAATTCGGATCGGGGGCCCGCGTCTCCGGGTTTTCGGGACTTGTCCGGTCCACTGTGTCCGGCCGAAGGAAGGATTTCGCGGAAATGCCGGGCCCGTTCTCGCCGGGCCGTTGTTCGTAAACGCGGAAACCCCGCCGCCGCGTAGTGCGGGGGCGGGGTTTCTCGCGGGAACCGGAGAAGCTCAGTCCAGGTAGTCGCGCAGCACCTGCGAACGCGACGGGTGGCGCAGCTTCGACATCGTCTTCGACTCGATCTGCCGGATCCGCTCGCGCGTGACCCCGTAGACCTGGCCGATCTCGTCGAGGGTGCGCGGCTGGCCGTCGGTGAGGCCGAAGCGCAGCCGGACCACGCCCGCCTCGCGCTCGGACAGCGTCTGCAGCACCGACTGGAGCTGGTCCTGCAGCAGCGTGAACGACACCGCGTCGACCGCGACGACCGCTTCGGAGTCCTCGATGAAGTCGCCGAGCTGCGAATCGCCCTCGTCGCCGATGGTCTGGTCCAGCGAGATCGGCTCGCGCGCGTACTGCTGGATCTCCAGGACCTTCTCCGGCGAGATGTCCATCTCCTTGGCGAGTTCCTCGGGCGTCGGCTCGCGGCCGAGGTCCTGCAGGAGCTCGCGCTGGATGCGGCCCAGCTTGTTGATGACCTCGACCATGTGCACCGGGATGCGGATGGTGCGGGCCTGGTCGGCCATCGCGCGGGTGATCGCCTGGCGGATCCACCACGTGGCGTACGTGGAGAACTTGTAGCCCTTGGTGTAGTCGAACTTCTCCACCGCGCGGATCAGGCCGAGGTTGCCCTCCTGGATCAGGTCCAGGAACGCCATGCCGCGGCCGGTGTAGCGCTTGGCCAGCGACACCACGAGCCGGAGGTTCGCCTCCAGCAGGTGGTTCTTGGCCCGCTCGCCGTCGCGCACGATCCACTTGAGGTCGCGGCGCATCTGGGTGACGAGCTTCTCGCCCTCCTCCTCGGCGGTGCGCACGCGCTCGGCGGCGTAGAGCCCGGCCTCGATCCGCTTGGCGAGCTCCACCTCCTCCTCGGCGTTCAGCAGCGCGACCTTGCCGATCTGCTTGAGGTAGGCGCGGACCGAGTCCGCCGACGCGGTGAGCTCGGCGTCCTTGCGCGCCTGGCGCAGCGCCTCGGACTCCTCCTCGTCCCACACGAAGTCCGGGTTGTCCGAGGACTTGCCGCCCTTCTCCGCCGCGGTCGCGCGACGGCGCGCGGCGGTGGAGGCCGCGGCGCCCGCGGTCCCGTCGGCCGCTTCGGCCTCGTCCTCGGTGTCGTCGTCCTCGTCGTCGTCGGTCTCGTCGTTGACCGTCTCGTCGACGACGTCGACCTCGACCTCTTCGAGATCGGACAGGTCCGGGCTGTCGAGTTCGGCCTCGTCGAGGTCGACCGGGCCGTCGGGATCGCCGTCGTCGGTCTTCGGACCCTTCGCGGCGGCCTTCTTAGCCGGAGCCTTCTTGGCCGGAGTCTTCTTCGCGCCCGCCGGCTTCGCGGCGGTCTTGCGCGCCGGGGACTTCGCCGCTCCGGTGGCTGCCTCGTCGGCCGGCTCGCCGGCTTCGGTCGCTGTCTTCGTCCCGCCTCGGGTTGCGGTTCTTGCGGCTGCCACTTACGCCCTTTCGCAGCGGTCGATCATGACGAGCCGAGATGTCGCCACCTCAGCTGCCTCACATTCGGGGAACACGCCTCGGCCTGCGGTTTTGCCTCCGCAGCTCCTGCGCCGTGTTCCATTGTAACGACGTCGGCCCACTGCGTCGCGAAGCGATCACCCTCCGGCCCCCGGTCCGGCGCCTCGCGGTGACCGGTCCGAGACCCGGCGCGGACCAGCCGCTCAGTGCCCGGCACCCTCCGCGGCGGCCGCGGCGGCCCCGACGATGCCCGCGTTGTTCTGCAGCGACGCGACGACCACCGGCGTGCGGATGTCCAGCAGCGGCACCCACTTCTCGGCCTTCTTGCTG
The nucleotide sequence above comes from Amycolatopsis sp. AA4. Encoded proteins:
- a CDS encoding ABC transporter permease, with product MIGFLLRRLVNYIALCLVATFAAFSLASLSFSPLDALKLRNPPAPQATIDAKAAELHLDQAIPHRFFTWLGGVFQGNFGRTVADQAITDELFRRAGVSLRLFLLGITIGIIIGVLVGVVSAIRQYKISDYLATTFSFVVLSTPVFVIATILKAGAQSVNDNLLDGYQFFIVQGEGGAIDGGFGEVLLDRLQHIIVPTLAIVLTQVAYYSRYQRSAMLDVLGSDFLRTAQAKGLTRRRALFKHGLRTALIPMATLFAFGFGLLITGGVFTEKIFGWYGMGDWLVTGIQKQDTNIVTTVTLFIAICVLLAGWLADVLYAALDPRVRI
- a CDS encoding RNA polymerase sigma factor produces the protein MAAARTATRGGTKTATEAGEPADEAATGAAKSPARKTAAKPAGAKKTPAKKAPAKKAAAKGPKTDDGDPDGPVDLDEAELDSPDLSDLEEVEVDVVDETVNDETDDDEDDDTEDEAEAADGTAGAAASTAARRRATAAEKGGKSSDNPDFVWDEEESEALRQARKDAELTASADSVRAYLKQIGKVALLNAEEEVELAKRIEAGLYAAERVRTAEEEGEKLVTQMRRDLKWIVRDGERAKNHLLEANLRLVVSLAKRYTGRGMAFLDLIQEGNLGLIRAVEKFDYTKGYKFSTYATWWIRQAITRAMADQARTIRIPVHMVEVINKLGRIQRELLQDLGREPTPEELAKEMDISPEKVLEIQQYAREPISLDQTIGDEGDSQLGDFIEDSEAVVAVDAVSFTLLQDQLQSVLQTLSEREAGVVRLRFGLTDGQPRTLDEIGQVYGVTRERIRQIESKTMSKLRHPSRSQVLRDYLD